In Deltaproteobacteria bacterium, the following proteins share a genomic window:
- a CDS encoding HypC/HybG/HupF family hydrogenase formation chaperone, producing MCLAVPMRVRRIEDGSGIVEYNGVERRVSTLLIDGIKEGDYILVHAGFAISIVEKQWAEEIIHLMETYISG from the coding sequence ATGTGTCTTGCTGTGCCTATGAGGGTAAGAAGGATTGAGGATGGTTCGGGTATTGTTGAGTATAATGGTGTGGAGCGTAGGGTTTCCACCCTTCTCATAGATGGAATAAAGGAAGGTGATTATATCCTTGTCCATGCAGGTTTTGCTATTTCCATAGTTGAAAAGCAATGGGCAGAGGAAATAATCCATCTCATGGAGACATATATAAGTGGATGA